From a single Nodosilinea sp. FACHB-141 genomic region:
- a CDS encoding single-stranded DNA-binding protein yields MQDNTADLARALKQIEVATMAIAAANPPNWKRPLDAYKNGWVAAIGAIEVAHDDHGPTVIWWMGHHYTRRSGSNPKFGAAIWFSRSAGKGEDGEAAYLRLITFADGPALTAEPLPDYVVKALDRSNQKR; encoded by the coding sequence ATGCAAGACAACACCGCCGACCTAGCCCGCGCACTGAAGCAGATTGAAGTCGCTACCATGGCGATCGCCGCAGCCAACCCGCCCAACTGGAAGCGCCCGCTCGATGCCTATAAGAATGGCTGGGTAGCTGCGATCGGGGCGATCGAGGTAGCCCACGACGACCACGGGCCCACCGTCATCTGGTGGATGGGGCACCATTACACCCGTCGCAGTGGCAGTAACCCCAAGTTTGGGGCGGCGATTTGGTTCAGCCGCAGCGCGGGAAAGGGTGAGGATGGCGAAGCCGCGTATTTGAGGTTGATTACCTTTGCTGATGGCCCTGCCCTCACAGCAGAGCCGTTGCCTGACTACGTGGTGAAGGCGCTCGATCGCAGTAACCAGAAGCGGTAA